One window of Pseudomonas urmiensis genomic DNA carries:
- a CDS encoding M16 family metallopeptidase, translating into MKKLIAGLLGPLLLGACVALPEADAPLPWDDRVSQGTLANGLQYRLVRETTQAGRLDVRLTVNAGSVDEADDQIGVAHLVEHLVFHSRAGQGENLRERMTGLGWVQGRHFNALTNYERTQYMLSPPAGVRQAPQALQALADLVFAGDYSAADLERERPIVIEEWRGGLGVAQRMNQQRTASQRVGSRYPEHRTIGNEAAIRSASLASLQDFQARWYQPSNMVISAVGDFEPAAMLAQIEQRFGKVEGASPPLREHRDLPLDNQLKIFRLQDPQSGSNQVALLLRLHEPASRGTTRAAMRERLIDRMTLAALLDSLRRQPLESGVRSLVAQKTLIGRQSTVLGIAAGVEGQAHERALRQLLTEIERLRQHGFSQADFTREQAHIRSLGEKTLANQAPRSFEQWVEQLNNATAPEASVVERHAAARRYLQVLEDIDLADLEQRLQRWLGSPDRVLQVSAPGTSLLQLPTVAEVDALQASLAQTSLAAPLTNTGNATPVAAFVAPAPGPAGTLSKHQVFAKEQVEHWTLSNGDRLVWLRRNGPEGKALLQVESSAGYGQPGVPGWRVQMAAQLALRSGIQQGSVEALAAWRQQHRATLSLEHQPQRLQLNSSGSPEQLATLLQSYRISQQARIDPVLFSEARDELLQRLATRPDDVRGQHEAQQRALKYGEDYWPAPDEAALQALSLEQLDADWQRLASAPVTYYLMADVEPARLQQWVREQLAGLPRQTALVTEPALQLPGQRRHDLPIALEPRVVLDASSYQPHSWSPEAAMRVALLRDLANQRLKQQLRGEASGVYRLRFDSELNPDTQRIESRLNFTCDPARVDELWSLAQKTLAELSVDGQWLTAAQGELSRQEAQRRDDPQTQFKRLILSERHWQDPRYLSSQARLPEALTLPAVQQQARQLFPAANQVQLRLLPSAAALEQAL; encoded by the coding sequence ATGAAAAAGCTCATTGCGGGCCTGCTCGGCCCATTGCTGCTCGGCGCCTGCGTGGCGCTCCCCGAAGCCGATGCGCCGTTACCCTGGGATGACCGGGTCAGCCAGGGCACCCTCGCCAACGGCCTGCAATACCGGCTGGTGCGCGAGACAACCCAAGCGGGGCGGCTCGATGTGCGCCTGACGGTCAACGCCGGCTCTGTCGACGAAGCCGATGACCAGATCGGCGTGGCCCATCTGGTCGAGCACCTGGTGTTCCACAGCCGGGCCGGGCAGGGTGAAAACCTGCGTGAGCGCATGACCGGGCTGGGCTGGGTGCAGGGTCGGCATTTCAATGCGCTGACCAACTATGAGCGCACCCAGTACATGCTCAGCCCGCCCGCCGGCGTACGCCAGGCCCCGCAGGCCTTGCAGGCGCTGGCCGACCTGGTGTTCGCCGGCGACTACAGTGCCGCGGATCTGGAGCGCGAGCGGCCGATCGTGATCGAGGAGTGGCGTGGCGGCCTGGGCGTGGCGCAGCGCATGAATCAGCAACGCACCGCTTCGCAGCGGGTCGGTTCGCGCTACCCCGAGCACCGTACCATCGGTAACGAAGCGGCGATTCGCAGCGCCAGCCTGGCCAGCCTGCAAGACTTCCAGGCGAGGTGGTACCAGCCTTCGAACATGGTGATTTCTGCGGTCGGCGACTTCGAACCTGCGGCGATGCTGGCGCAGATCGAGCAGCGCTTCGGCAAGGTCGAAGGCGCCAGCCCCCCGCTGCGCGAGCACCGCGACTTGCCGCTGGATAACCAACTGAAGATCTTCCGTCTGCAAGACCCGCAATCAGGCAGCAACCAAGTCGCCTTGCTGTTGCGCCTGCACGAGCCTGCCAGCCGCGGCACCACCCGCGCAGCCATGCGCGAGCGGCTGATCGACCGCATGACCCTGGCCGCGTTGCTCGACAGCCTGCGCCGCCAGCCGCTGGAGTCGGGGGTACGCAGTTTGGTTGCGCAGAAAACCCTGATCGGCCGTCAGTCGACCGTGCTGGGGATCGCCGCTGGGGTCGAAGGCCAGGCACATGAGCGGGCGCTGCGCCAGTTGCTGACGGAAATCGAACGCTTGCGCCAGCATGGCTTCAGCCAGGCGGACTTTACCCGTGAACAGGCACACATCCGCAGCCTGGGCGAGAAGACCCTGGCCAACCAAGCGCCGCGCAGCTTCGAGCAGTGGGTCGAGCAGTTGAACAATGCCACTGCGCCAGAGGCCAGCGTAGTCGAGCGCCATGCCGCCGCCCGGCGCTATTTGCAGGTGCTGGAGGACATCGATCTGGCGGACCTGGAGCAGCGTCTGCAACGTTGGCTCGGCAGCCCCGATCGCGTCCTGCAAGTCAGTGCCCCAGGCACTTCATTGCTGCAGCTGCCCACCGTGGCCGAGGTGGACGCGCTCCAGGCCAGTCTTGCCCAGACGAGCCTGGCGGCGCCGCTAACCAACACTGGCAACGCCACGCCAGTGGCGGCTTTTGTAGCCCCTGCGCCAGGGCCTGCAGGTACGCTCAGCAAGCACCAGGTATTTGCCAAGGAGCAGGTCGAACATTGGACCTTGAGCAACGGTGATCGCCTGGTGTGGTTGCGCCGCAATGGCCCTGAGGGCAAGGCCCTGCTGCAAGTGGAGTCGTCCGCAGGCTACGGCCAGCCAGGCGTACCTGGCTGGCGCGTGCAGATGGCTGCACAACTGGCGCTGCGCAGCGGTATCCAGCAGGGCAGCGTCGAGGCGCTGGCTGCCTGGAGACAGCAACACCGAGCCACCCTCAGCCTTGAGCACCAGCCACAGCGTTTGCAGCTGAACAGCAGTGGCAGCCCTGAGCAACTGGCAACCCTGCTGCAGAGCTATCGCATCAGCCAGCAGGCGCGCATCGACCCAGTGCTGTTCAGCGAAGCGCGCGATGAGTTGCTGCAACGCTTGGCCACTCGCCCGGACGATGTGCGTGGCCAGCATGAGGCCCAGCAACGGGCGCTCAAATACGGTGAAGATTACTGGCCAGCGCCGGATGAAGCGGCGCTGCAAGCCTTGAGCCTTGAGCAGCTTGACGCTGACTGGCAGCGCTTGGCCAGTGCCCCGGTGACGTACTACCTGATGGCCGATGTCGAGCCTGCGCGCTTGCAGCAATGGGTGCGCGAGCAGCTCGCGGGCTTGCCACGCCAGACGGCGCTGGTCACCGAGCCGGCTCTGCAACTGCCTGGCCAGCGGCGCCATGACCTGCCTATTGCGCTTGAGCCTCGGGTGGTGCTGGATGCCAGCAGCTATCAGCCGCATAGCTGGAGCCCGGAGGCCGCCATGCGCGTCGCACTGCTGCGCGATCTGGCCAACCAACGCCTCAAGCAACAACTGCGTGGCGAGGCGTCGGGGGTCTATCGCCTGCGTTTTGACAGCGAGCTGAACCCCGATACCCAGCGCATCGAGAGCCGGCTGAACTTCACCTGCGACCCGGCGCGAGTGGACGAGTTGTGGTCGCTGGCGCAGAAGACCCTGGCCGAGCTCAGCGTCGATGGGCAGTGGCTAACTGCGGCGCAGGGCGAACTGTCGCGTCAGGAGGCCCAGCGCCGCGACGACCCGCAGACCCA
- a CDS encoding TonB-dependent receptor: MTEVLSRRPRLARDWSLRLKNAAGGGMLGVCCALLTLPTYAEEPAERAVLTQVHAFDIPAQKLAIALINFGQQSGLQVTVDPDLLDGLQSTPISGQLSSEAALSWLLQGSGITWDYESGALVFRLLQSSADGPLELHNTVILGDTEENSFMGATVIDRKAIQAFPGANGDITTMLQMHPNVQFSTEQKSSNTPGEIDPADISINGAKFYQNNFMIDGISINNDLDPGAHGYGETRQFDSAPSRSHGIALDADLLEEIKVYDSNVPVEFGGFNGGVVDAITRRPSQDLHGKISYAMSRSEWTRYHITRENKQTFETSSNEKNQPEFKKTTLRGTLEGHFNENFGALFNFSQKRSYLPLRTYDNGYNSPVNDNEQEQTRALDNFLLKTYWTVNDRLSLDTSIVYAPQENTYFREDYRDSGYTNINGGWQGSFKAIYEGDHARWTQQLAISDLYASRESDRDDVVMWYWSESKNWGNPDATSARSAEGAFGSIYQTQRSVDYKLKADWQTFNLGTATHSLSTGIELGYQQASWEREDAASSVTTLKRDNGTSCGADPLCSTGLMLNGMNRQYASAMMNYGAGQIDMAQKKYALFVQDEIGYGNLTLRPGLRYEGDDYMEQQSLAPRFAGDYDFFGDRSTVLVFGANRYYGRNLFKYRLADGRQAYTSRYTRASQTAEWQLASQNKNMSKFSTMDIPYDDEWMVGLNQRWFNTEFQLKYVNRKGHDQIYRTRPYYNLDAKDIPEGYSKDYYAYLNAGTSESENLSLTVTPMRPLRFYGTSTSLQLALDWSRNKDAYGSTYEAGLDGEELSGEDVVLDGKRIAYHELPASDFNRPWTARLTTITDIPQWNLSISNFLRYRGAYDQVVKVDPDVEVNGEVLSRYETVATPAAPTWDMRVAWDIPTGKDQAFFVNVDVTNVTDQVNKIASRESVSVVSYEVGRQYWLEVGYRF; the protein is encoded by the coding sequence ATGACTGAAGTACTAAGCCGCAGGCCGCGCCTAGCGCGGGATTGGTCGTTGCGCCTGAAAAACGCCGCTGGGGGCGGCATGCTGGGCGTGTGCTGTGCGTTGCTGACGCTACCGACCTATGCCGAAGAGCCTGCCGAGCGCGCCGTGCTGACTCAGGTGCACGCCTTCGACATCCCTGCGCAAAAACTGGCCATCGCCCTGATCAACTTCGGCCAGCAAAGCGGCCTGCAAGTGACCGTCGACCCGGATCTGCTCGACGGCCTGCAGTCGACCCCCATCAGCGGCCAGCTAAGCAGTGAGGCGGCATTGTCCTGGCTGCTGCAGGGCAGCGGCATCACCTGGGACTACGAGTCCGGCGCGCTGGTCTTTCGCCTGCTGCAAAGCAGCGCCGATGGCCCGCTAGAGCTACACAACACGGTGATCCTCGGTGATACCGAAGAGAACAGCTTCATGGGCGCCACGGTCATCGACCGCAAGGCGATCCAGGCCTTTCCCGGCGCCAATGGCGACATCACCACCATGCTGCAGATGCACCCCAACGTGCAGTTCAGCACCGAGCAGAAAAGCTCCAACACCCCTGGTGAGATCGACCCGGCCGACATCAGCATCAACGGCGCCAAGTTCTACCAGAACAACTTCATGATCGACGGCATCTCGATCAACAACGATCTGGATCCCGGCGCCCACGGCTACGGTGAAACCCGCCAATTCGACTCTGCGCCCAGCCGCTCGCACGGGATTGCCCTGGATGCCGACCTGCTCGAAGAGATCAAGGTCTACGACAGTAACGTGCCGGTGGAATTTGGCGGCTTCAATGGCGGGGTGGTCGATGCCATTACCCGTCGCCCGAGCCAGGACCTGCACGGCAAGATCTCCTACGCCATGAGCCGCTCGGAGTGGACCCGCTACCACATCACCCGGGAAAACAAGCAAACCTTCGAGACCTCGTCCAACGAGAAGAATCAGCCGGAGTTCAAGAAGACCACCCTGCGCGGCACCCTCGAAGGCCACTTCAACGAAAACTTCGGTGCGTTGTTCAACTTCTCGCAGAAGCGCTCATACCTGCCGCTGCGCACTTACGACAATGGCTACAACAGCCCCGTCAATGACAATGAGCAAGAGCAGACCCGGGCCCTCGACAACTTCCTGCTCAAGACCTACTGGACGGTCAACGACCGCCTGAGCCTGGACACCTCGATCGTCTACGCCCCGCAGGAGAACACCTATTTTCGCGAGGACTACCGCGACTCGGGCTACACCAACATCAATGGTGGCTGGCAGGGTTCGTTCAAGGCGATCTATGAAGGCGACCATGCCCGCTGGACCCAGCAACTGGCGATCAGCGATCTGTATGCCTCTCGCGAGTCCGACCGCGACGACGTGGTCATGTGGTACTGGTCCGAGAGCAAGAACTGGGGCAACCCCGATGCCACCAGCGCGCGCAGTGCCGAGGGTGCGTTCGGCAGCATCTACCAGACCCAGCGTAGCGTCGACTACAAGCTCAAGGCCGACTGGCAGACCTTCAACCTGGGGACGGCGACACACAGCCTGAGCACAGGTATCGAACTGGGCTACCAGCAGGCGAGCTGGGAGCGTGAGGACGCAGCGTCCTCGGTGACCACCCTCAAGCGCGACAACGGCACCTCCTGTGGCGCTGATCCGCTGTGCTCGACAGGTTTGATGCTCAATGGCATGAACCGCCAGTACGCCTCGGCGATGATGAACTACGGCGCTGGCCAGATCGACATGGCGCAGAAGAAGTACGCGCTGTTCGTCCAGGACGAGATCGGCTACGGCAACCTCACCCTGCGCCCCGGCCTGCGCTATGAAGGCGACGACTACATGGAGCAGCAGAGCCTGGCGCCACGCTTTGCCGGTGACTATGACTTCTTCGGCGACCGCAGCACGGTGCTGGTGTTCGGCGCTAACCGCTACTACGGGCGCAACCTGTTCAAGTACCGCCTGGCCGACGGTCGTCAGGCCTATACCTCGCGTTACACCCGTGCCAGCCAGACCGCCGAGTGGCAGTTGGCGAGCCAGAACAAGAACATGAGTAAGTTCTCGACCATGGACATCCCCTACGACGATGAGTGGATGGTCGGCCTCAACCAGCGTTGGTTCAACACCGAATTTCAGCTCAAGTACGTCAACCGCAAGGGCCACGACCAGATCTACCGCACCCGGCCTTACTACAACCTCGATGCCAAGGACATTCCCGAGGGCTACAGCAAGGATTACTACGCCTATCTCAATGCCGGCACCAGTGAGAGCGAGAACCTCAGCCTGACCGTCACGCCGATGCGCCCGCTGCGTTTCTACGGCACCAGCACCAGCCTGCAACTGGCCTTGGACTGGTCGCGCAACAAGGACGCCTACGGCTCGACCTACGAGGCAGGCCTGGATGGCGAAGAGTTATCTGGCGAGGATGTGGTGCTCGACGGCAAGCGCATTGCCTATCACGAGTTGCCCGCCAGCGACTTCAACCGCCCCTGGACCGCACGGCTGACCACCATCACCGACATTCCCCAGTGGAACCTGTCGATCAGCAACTTCTTGCGTTATCGCGGCGCCTACGACCAGGTGGTCAAGGTCGACCCGGATGTCGAGGTCAACGGCGAAGTGCTCAGCCGCTACGAGACCGTCGCCACCCCGGCGGCGCCGACCTGGGACATGCGCGTGGCCTGGGACATCCCCACCGGCAAGGACCAGGCGTTTTTCGTCAACGTCGATGTGACCAACGTGACCGACCAGGTCAACAAGATCGCCAGTCGCGAGTCGGTCAGCGTGGTCAGCTACGAAGTCGGCCGCCAGTACTGGCTGGAAGTCGGCTACCGCTTCTGA
- a CDS encoding FecR family protein, whose translation MTSADPVSSRRDQALDWLMRVQQAPHDTQLRAQLAHWCASDVANAEAYGKAERIWRLTGQLAPSTAAQWPPAPAAKVVPLPTRTAPRRRWWLGAAVAACLLVAIAPTLSVRLQADYRTAQGETRDITLADGSVVQMDSDTAIAVDYAGSHRDVRLLAGQAFFKVMPDKAKPFHVRADAVRVTVTGTAFNVELRPGGVGIDVEHGSVRVDDTQRAQALASALSAGQRLRYVDGLVQVRSFQPSQAAAWRQGQLIADEATVAELVAELERYLPGKVVLRDQSLGEQRVTGVYDLRKPEAALSAVVRPHGGKVTAYGPWLVILSRP comes from the coding sequence ATGACGTCAGCAGACCCCGTATCCAGCCGCCGCGACCAGGCCCTGGACTGGCTCATGCGCGTGCAGCAGGCTCCGCACGATACTCAGTTGCGTGCCCAGCTTGCGCACTGGTGCGCCAGTGATGTGGCCAACGCCGAGGCGTATGGCAAGGCCGAACGGATCTGGCGCCTGACCGGTCAGTTGGCGCCGAGCACTGCTGCGCAATGGCCGCCGGCGCCAGCGGCTAAGGTGGTGCCGTTGCCTACCCGAACAGCGCCGCGCCGGCGCTGGTGGCTGGGTGCGGCGGTAGCGGCGTGCTTGCTGGTGGCCATTGCGCCGACGCTGAGCGTGCGCTTGCAGGCCGACTACCGCACTGCCCAAGGTGAAACCCGCGATATCACCCTGGCCGACGGCAGCGTGGTGCAGATGGATAGCGACACGGCGATTGCCGTGGACTACGCCGGCAGCCACCGCGACGTGCGCCTGCTTGCCGGGCAGGCATTTTTCAAGGTCATGCCAGACAAAGCCAAGCCTTTCCATGTCCGCGCCGATGCGGTGCGGGTCACCGTGACTGGCACGGCGTTCAACGTTGAACTGCGCCCAGGTGGGGTGGGCATTGATGTTGAACATGGCTCGGTGCGCGTCGATGACACGCAGCGGGCGCAGGCCTTGGCCAGCGCCTTGAGCGCTGGGCAGCGGCTGCGCTATGTCGACGGTTTGGTACAGGTGCGCAGCTTCCAGCCATCCCAGGCGGCGGCTTGGCGCCAGGGGCAGTTGATCGCCGATGAAGCCACGGTGGCAGAGCTGGTCGCGGAGCTGGAGCGGTATCTGCCGGGCAAGGTCGTGTTGCGTGACCAGAGCTTGGGAGAGCAGCGCGTTACCGGTGTGTATGACCTGCGTAAGCCAGAGGCGGCGTTGAGTGCTGTGGTACGGCCGCATGGCGGCAAGGTCACTGCTTATGGGCCTTGGTTGGTTATCCTGAGCAGGCCTTGA
- a CDS encoding sigma-70 family RNA polymerase sigma factor, whose product MADDKLQLYLTHRPALVDYAAPIVGCRARAEDVVQEAWLRFSRHDDTADIRHPASYLYRIVRNLALDQTRRSATEKAQPGGDEMLAELPASSASPEQAVSQQNELAAISRALEELPERTRVAFEMHRLGGFTLQQVAEHLKVSVSLVHQLVHDALRHCLERLEGEL is encoded by the coding sequence GTGGCGGATGACAAACTGCAGCTGTACCTGACCCATCGTCCGGCGTTGGTCGACTACGCCGCGCCGATCGTTGGCTGCCGTGCCCGCGCCGAGGATGTGGTCCAGGAAGCCTGGTTGCGATTCAGCCGTCACGATGACACCGCCGATATCCGCCACCCGGCCAGCTACCTGTACCGCATCGTGCGCAACCTGGCGCTCGACCAAACCCGCCGCAGCGCCACCGAGAAGGCCCAGCCTGGCGGTGACGAGATGCTCGCCGAACTGCCCGCCAGCAGCGCCTCACCCGAGCAAGCCGTGAGCCAGCAAAACGAGCTGGCGGCGATCAGTCGTGCCCTGGAGGAGCTGCCCGAACGCACTCGCGTAGCCTTCGAAATGCACCGCTTGGGCGGCTTCACCTTGCAGCAGGTGGCCGAGCACCTGAAGGTGTCGGTGAGCCTGGTGCATCAACTGGTCCACGATGCCTTGCGCCATTGTCTGGAACGGCTGGAGGGGGAGTTGTGA
- a CDS encoding GlxA family transcriptional regulator, producing MTSYTSGTQTQNRTAPQSIGFLLLDNFTLISLASAVEPLRMANQLSGRELYRWHTLTVDGGQVWASDGLQITPDAAMHSAPPIDTVIVCGGVGIQRTVTREHVTWLQAQARQSRRLGAVCTGSWALACAGLLDGFDCSVHWECLASMQEAFPRVNMSTRLFTLDRNRFTSSGGTAPLDMMLHLISRDHGRELSAAISEMFVYERIRNEQDHQRVPLKHMLGTNQPKLQEIVALMEANLEEPIDLDELAVYVAVSRRQLERLFQKYLHCSPSRYYLKLRLIRARQLLKQTPMSIIEVASVCGFVSTPHFSKCYREYFGIPPRDERVGSNTAQQVAMMPIPQAMALSPHSGPLAALSQARNESTFASVRL from the coding sequence ATGACGTCGTACACCTCCGGGACCCAAACCCAGAACCGCACAGCACCCCAGTCCATCGGATTTCTCCTGCTGGACAACTTCACCCTGATTTCCCTGGCATCGGCCGTCGAGCCGCTGCGCATGGCCAACCAACTCTCCGGTCGCGAGCTGTATCGCTGGCACACCCTGACGGTCGATGGTGGCCAGGTCTGGGCCAGTGACGGTTTGCAGATCACCCCTGATGCAGCGATGCACAGCGCGCCGCCGATCGATACCGTGATCGTCTGCGGCGGAGTCGGTATCCAGCGCACCGTCACCCGCGAGCATGTCACCTGGCTGCAAGCCCAGGCCCGCCAGTCGCGCCGCCTGGGTGCGGTGTGTACCGGCAGCTGGGCGCTGGCCTGTGCCGGGCTGCTCGATGGCTTTGATTGCAGCGTGCACTGGGAATGCCTGGCATCGATGCAGGAAGCCTTCCCGCGGGTCAACATGAGCACCCGCCTGTTCACCCTCGACCGCAACCGCTTCACCAGCTCTGGCGGCACTGCGCCGCTGGACATGATGCTGCACCTGATCAGCCGCGATCATGGTCGCGAACTGTCGGCAGCCATCTCCGAGATGTTCGTCTACGAGCGCATCCGCAATGAGCAAGATCACCAGCGCGTGCCGCTCAAGCACATGCTCGGCACCAATCAGCCGAAGTTGCAGGAGATCGTGGCGTTGATGGAGGCCAACCTCGAAGAGCCGATCGATCTCGACGAGCTCGCGGTGTATGTGGCGGTATCGCGCCGGCAGCTCGAGCGGTTGTTCCAGAAATATCTGCACTGCTCGCCATCGCGCTACTACCTCAAGCTGCGACTGATCCGCGCCCGCCAGCTGCTCAAGCAAACACCGATGTCGATCATCGAAGTGGCCTCGGTGTGTGGCTTCGTCTCCACGCCGCACTTCTCCAAGTGCTACCGCGAGTACTTCGGCATTCCGCCGCGCGATGAGCGTGTTGGCTCCAACACCGCCCAGCAGGTGGCGATGATGCCGATCCCGCAGGCCATGGCGCTGTCGCCGCACAGCGGGCCGTTGGCGGCACTTAGCCAGGCGCGTAACGAGTCGACGTTTGCCAGCGTAAGGCTCTGA